The following are from one region of the Orenia metallireducens genome:
- a CDS encoding quaternary amine ABC transporter ATP-binding protein translates to MDKIEVNNLYKVFGRRPQEAIRLLEKGYSKEEVFKETGLTVGVNNANFEINSKEIFVIMGLSGSGKSTLLRCLNRLVEPTAGEVRLDGVSLTDLSKEELREVRRDKFGMVFQNFGLLPNRTILENTEFGLEIQDVPKGKRVEIAKDALELVGLAGWEDQYPDQLSGGMQQRVGLARALAIDPDILLMDEPFSALDPLIKRDMQDRLLELYEELDKTIIFITHDLDEALKLGDRIAIMKDGDIIQIGTPEEILNNAENDYIREFVQDVNRSKVLTAKDIMVKPLALLYENNGPKTAMHKMKEEGISSIFVVGEHRKFKGVIRGEDALEAVNNGEDNLANLINKTKTANPKESIDELFADIADLDIPLPVVDDNDRLLGIIVKSTVLANLAGEEII, encoded by the coding sequence TTGGTAGAAGACCACAGGAAGCGATTAGATTATTAGAAAAGGGTTATTCAAAAGAAGAGGTATTTAAAGAGACGGGTTTAACAGTAGGGGTCAATAACGCAAACTTTGAGATCAATTCCAAAGAAATCTTTGTAATCATGGGATTGTCAGGCAGTGGAAAATCAACTTTATTGAGGTGCCTTAATAGATTGGTTGAGCCAACAGCAGGAGAGGTTAGACTAGATGGTGTTAGTTTAACTGATTTGAGTAAAGAGGAGTTAAGAGAAGTTAGAAGGGATAAGTTTGGAATGGTATTTCAAAACTTTGGACTTTTGCCAAATAGAACTATATTAGAGAATACGGAATTTGGGCTGGAAATTCAAGATGTTCCTAAAGGTAAGAGAGTAGAAATAGCTAAAGATGCTTTAGAGCTTGTAGGATTAGCAGGTTGGGAAGACCAATACCCAGATCAGTTAAGTGGTGGAATGCAGCAGAGAGTAGGATTGGCACGTGCCTTAGCAATTGACCCTGATATTTTATTAATGGATGAGCCTTTTAGTGCTTTAGACCCATTAATCAAAAGGGATATGCAAGATAGATTATTAGAGTTGTATGAGGAGTTGGACAAGACTATAATATTTATAACTCATGATTTAGACGAAGCTTTAAAATTAGGGGATCGGATCGCTATTATGAAGGATGGTGATATTATTCAAATTGGTACTCCAGAAGAGATATTAAATAATGCTGAGAATGATTATATCAGAGAGTTTGTACAGGATGTAAATCGTTCAAAGGTATTGACTGCTAAAGATATTATGGTTAAACCTCTAGCTCTACTTTATGAAAATAATGGACCAAAAACTGCTATGCATAAGATGAAGGAAGAGGGAATTTCAAGTATCTTTGTAGTAGGAGAACATCGCAAGTTTAAAGGTGTTATCAGAGGAGAAGATGCTTTAGAGGCAGTCAATAACGGTGAGGATAACTTAGCTAATTTGATCAACAAAACAAAGACTGCCAATCCTAAAGAGAGTATAGATGAATTATTTGCTGATATAGCTGATTTGGATATTCCATTACCAGTAGTTGATGATAATGATAGATTATTAGGTATTATAGTTAAAAGTACTGTACTGGCTAACTTAGCTGGAGAGGAGATTATATAA
- a CDS encoding ABC transporter permease produces the protein MDIRIGSIVEKFIDLLLVYFGSFFEMVSQVVGNFMAQTEEMFLALPPLVIILLFVGIAWLLADKKVATFTLVGLLLIFSMGLWTPTIQTFVLVFVATVISLLLGIPMGILMSNNDFLDKLLTPVLDFMQTMPPFVYLIPAVMFFGIGNVPGIMATVIFSMPPAIRLTKLGLSQVPSELEEVGHSFGSNPWQMLLKIKLPLALPAIMTGINQSIMLSLSMVVIASMIGASGLGAQVLNGIQRMEIGVGFEAGLAVVILAIILDRVTSGISQSSDRVSS, from the coding sequence ATGGATATAAGAATTGGTTCTATTGTAGAGAAGTTTATTGATTTATTATTAGTTTATTTTGGTAGTTTTTTTGAAATGGTCTCACAGGTAGTTGGCAATTTTATGGCTCAAACAGAGGAAATGTTCTTGGCTTTGCCACCATTAGTGATCATATTATTATTTGTAGGTATAGCTTGGTTATTGGCAGATAAGAAGGTAGCAACCTTTACTTTAGTAGGTCTATTATTGATATTTAGTATGGGATTATGGACACCTACTATTCAGACCTTTGTGTTGGTTTTTGTGGCTACAGTAATTTCCTTATTGTTAGGTATTCCTATGGGGATTTTAATGAGTAATAATGATTTCTTGGATAAATTACTTACACCAGTCTTAGATTTTATGCAGACTATGCCACCTTTTGTCTACTTGATTCCAGCTGTTATGTTCTTTGGAATCGGTAATGTACCGGGAATAATGGCAACAGTTATCTTTTCTATGCCACCTGCAATTAGATTGACCAAATTAGGATTAAGTCAAGTACCAAGTGAATTAGAAGAGGTTGGTCATTCCTTTGGTTCAAACCCATGGCAGATGCTTTTAAAGATTAAATTACCCTTGGCATTACCAGCTATTATGACTGGAATTAACCAATCAATTATGTTATCTCTATCGATGGTAGTTATAGCTTCAATGATTGGAGCCAGTGGTTTAGGGGCACAAGTGCTTAATGGGATTCAAAGAATGGAGATAGGAGTTGGTTTTGAGGCTGGTTTAGCTGTAGTAATTCTAGCAATCATCTTAGATAGAGTTACTAGTGGTATCAGTCAGAGTTCAGATAGAGTTAGCTCATAA